One window of Falco cherrug isolate bFalChe1 chromosome W, bFalChe1.pri, whole genome shotgun sequence genomic DNA carries:
- the LOC129734474 gene encoding uncharacterized protein LOC129734474, which yields MINGKKFHKNTCPILCLGQSNAGHKLGEEWLESDPAERDVEVLVDRRLNMNQQRALAAKRANRIVGYVKHSITSRSKEVIILLYSAVILLYSALVRPHLEFCVQFWAPQFKKDVKVLECIQRRATKLVKRLEGTSYEEQLRTLEKRRLRGNLIVPYSFLRRGSEEGGADLFSLGSSVSMHGNGSKLCQGRFSLDFRKHFFAESVVKHWNRLPREVVDALCLSVFKRHLDNVLNNML from the coding sequence ATGATTAATGGGAAGAAATTTCACAAGAACACATGTCCAATTCTGTGCCTGGGACAGAGTAATGCTGGGCACAAGTTGGGAGAGGAATGGCTGGAGAGTgaccctgcagaaagggatgtGGAGGTGCTGGTTGACAGGAGGCTCAATATGAAtcagcagcgtgccctggcagccaagagagCAAACCGCATTGTGGGGTACGTTAAACACAGCATaaccagcaggtcaaaggaggtgattaTCCTGCTGTACTCGGCTGTAATCTTGCTGTATTCAGCATTGGTGCGACCTCACCTTGAGTTCTGCGTGCAGTTCTGGGCTccacaatttaagaaggatgtgaaggtccttgaatgcatccagaggagggcaacaaagctggtgaaaaggctggaaggcacgtcctatgaggagcagctaaggactttggagaaaaggaggctgaggggcaaccTCATTGTTccctacagcttcctgaggaggggaagtgaagagggaggtgctgatctcttttCCCTGGGGTCCAGTGTTAGCatgcatgggaatggttcaaagctgtgccaggggaggttcagtCTTGActttaggaaacatttctttgctgagagtgtggtcaaacactggaacaggcttcctagagaggtggttgatgccctatgcctgtcagtgtttaagaggcatttggacaatgtcCTTAATAACATGCTGTAA